The genomic DNA GAGCACCGCTGGAGGACTGGTTGTCGCTGCTGCCGGAGTCGCCGTTCTCGGTCTGGTCACCGCATCCGGTGAGCAGCAGGGCGCCGGCGACCGCGATCGCACCGACCGCTGCTAGCCGGGAGTGCGCGGCGGTCGTACGACGGGTGGAGCGTGCGGTCATGGTGGTTCCTCCGGCGGATGAGGGAGTAGCCGATGGGGACGGTGGAGTTCCGGTGGGACGGACGCCGGCCGGGGGCCGGACGGCGCCGCGGGTCGTCGCGAGCACACACCTTCGAGTGCCGCGACCTCGTGCGATTACGGCATCTTGCCATTCGGACTCGGCCATTCAGGGGGGACGCCATGTCAAAATCGGATAACGGGTCACCCCCCGAACCGCACCAGGTCGGTACATCACGACCGAACCTTTGCGGGAATCTGCCCTTCCGGCCGCAAGATCTGCGGAATTTCTCGTTATCCGGCCATGGATCGCGGGTGAGCAGGGCTGTTGAAGATGCCGTTTGCGGGTCTGTCAAGGGGTCCGGAGAGGTTGTCCGGAACCCCGGCTATGAGCCATGTCACCGACATGCGGCGTTCGGGGTCCGGCATGTGAGCTTGCGCTTATCGGACTCGTCGCGGGGGCCGTCCGTCGGGTAAGAAGGTTCTTTACACCCCTCATCAGGGGCTCAGGGCGCGTGTGCGGCGCGCCCGTCGCGCAGGGTGCTCGTGGCCCAGACAGTCATCTCCCTGTGCGGTGCCCGCCCATTCCTCACCAGGAGTGGACAAACCCTCAAACCATGAACTCTTAAGGGGTAAGACAAAGTGGCAGCGGAGATCGTCAATCCTCGCAGCGACAGCGAAGCCGGTGCGGAGCAGGGGGCGGGCGCCGAGCCGCTCGACTCCTTCGACCCCGCGTTCGCGCTGCACCGCGGTGGCAAGATGGCCGTGCAGGCCACCGTGCCGATCCGCGACAAGGAAGACCTGTCCCTGGCGTACACGCCCGGCGTCGCGAAAGTGTGCAGCGCGATCGCCGAGCAGCCCGACCTCGTCCACGACTACACCTGGAAGTCGTCGGTCGTCGCGGTCGTGACGGACGGTACGGCGGTGCTGGGACTCGGTGACATCGGGCCCGAGGCGTCCCTCCCGGTGATGGAGGGGAAGGCCATCCTCTTCAAGCAGTTCGGCGGCGTGGACGCGGTCCCGATCGCCCTGGACTGCACGGACGCCGACGAGATCGTCGAGACCGTGGTCCGGCTCGCGCCCTCCTTCGGCGGCGTCAACCTGGAGGACATCTCGGCGCCGCGGTGCTTCGAGATCGAGCGCAAGCTCCAGGAGCGCCTGGACATCCCGGTCTTCCACGACGACCAGCACGGCACGGCCGTCGTGACGCTGGCCGCCCTGCGGAACGCGGCGCGGCTGAGCGGGCGGACGCTCGGCGAGCTGCGGGCGGTGATCTCGGGCGCGGGCGCGGCGGGTGTCGCCATCGCCAAGATGCTGGTCGAGGCCGGCATCGGGGACGTCGCGGTCGCCGACCGCAAGGGTGTCGTCTCGGCCGACCGGGAGGACCTGACCCCGGTGAAGCAGGAGTTGGCCTCCTTCACCAACAAGGCCGGGCTCTCCGGTCCGCTGGAGGCCGCGCTCGCGGGTGCCGACGTCTTCATCGGCGTCTCCGGCGGTACGGTGCCCGAGCCGGCGGTGGCCTCGATGGCCGAGGGCGCCTTCGTCTTCGCGATGGCCAACCCGAACCCCGAGGTGCATCCGGAGGTCGCCCACAAGTACGCGGCCGTCGTCGCGACGGGGCGCTCGGACTTCCCGAACCAGATCAACAACGTGCTGGCGTTCCCGGGCATCTTCGCGGGTGCTCTCCAGGTGCGGGCGTCGCGGATCACCGAGGGCATGAAGCTCGCGGCGGCCGAGGCGCTGGCCTCCGTGGTGGGGGACGACCTCGCCGCGGACTATGTCATTCCGTCCCCGTTCGACGAGCGGGTCGCGCCGGCCGTGACGGCGGCGGTGGCCGCGGCGGCCCGGGCGGAGGGGGTTGCGCGCCGGTGACGGTGTGACGCCTGCGGTGTGATCCCCGCGGTGCGGTGAGCGGCCTCGTCCTTGGTGGGCGGGGCCGCTTGTTTTTGGTGCGGGTGCGGGTGCGGGGTGGGGGGGAGGGGATGGGGGGCGCTGACCGGCGCTGGGCGGGTGCCGCTGCGCCCACCCGTGCCGCCCCAGCGGCACGACTGCCCGCAGCTGGGGGGAGGGGGGCTGGCAAGAGGGGGTGTGTCACACGGGGCTGTGGTTCCGGTTGGGCGGTGGGGAACCTATCGTCAAGGTCATGTTCGCTGTCTACGCCGCCCGAATCGACCGCGACCAGCCGTTGGCCGGCCTGGAGTCGGGAGAGCTTCCGGCTCCCGAGGCCCGGCCGGGCTGGAGTGTCGTCGATGTCAGGGCCGCCTCCCTCAACCACCACGACCTGTGGTCCCTGCGCGGCGTCGGCCTCCCCGAGGACCGGCTGCCGATGATCCTCGGCTGCGACGCCGCCGGGATCGACGCGGACGGCAACGAGGTCGTCCTGCACTCCGTGATCGGCCAGACCGGCCACGGGGTCGGCCCCAAGGAGCCCCGCTCGATCCTCACCGAGCGCTACCCGGGGACCTTCGCCGAGCAGGTCGCCGTGCCGACCTGGAACATCCTGCCCAAGCCCAAGGAGCTCTCCTTCGAGGAGGCCGCCTGTCTGCCCACCGCCTGGCTGACGGCGTACCGGATGCTGTTCACCAACGCCGGGGTGCGTCCCGGTGACTCGGTGCTGGTGCAGGGCGCCGGCGGCGGGGTCGCCACGGCCGCGATCGTGCTCGGCAAGGCGGCGGGTCTGCGGGTCTTCGCCACCAGCCGGGACGAGGCCAAGCGCAAGCGGGCGCTGGAGCTCGGGGCGGTGGAGGCCGTCGAGACCGGTGCGCGGCTGCCGCAGCGGGTCGACGCCGTGATCGAGACCGTGGGCGCCGCCACCTGGTCGCACTCCATCAAGTCACTGCGGCCCGGCGGCACGCTGGTCATCTCCGGCGCCACCAGCGGTGACCGGCCCTCCCACGCCGAACTGACCCGGATCTTCTTCCTCGAGCTCAAGGTCGTCGGCTCCACGATGGGCTCCAAGGACGAGCTGGAGGACCTGCTGTCCTTCTGTGCCGCGACCGGTGTGCGCCCCGTCATCGACGAGGTGCTCCCGATGGACCAGGCCCGTACGGGGTTCGAGCGGATGGCTTCCGGCGGGCAGTTCGGCAAGATCGTGCTCCGCAACTCCTGACGCGTTCCCCCACATACGGCGGGTCCGGTTCTCCGGGCCCGCCGTTCGCGTACCTCGGAGAATCACCGCCCCCGCCGTACGTCAACCGGGGTTGACATGCGAGGCATGTCAACCTAGGTTGACTGTATGAGTGAAGCAACGGATCTCGCCACGCGTGCGGGTGACCGCGACCCCCGGGTCGGGCTGCGAGCCGTCGCCGCCCTGCGCAAGCTGGTGGAGCAGCTGGAGGCCGTACAGGTGCGCAGCGCGCGGCAGCAGGGGTGGTCGTGGCAGGAGGTCGCCACGGAGCTCGGGGTCAGCAGGCAGGCCGTGCACAAGAAGTACGGGAGGCATTGATGTTCGAGCGATTCACGAAGGATGCCCGGGCGGTCGTGCAGGGGGCGGTCGAACACGCCGAGCGGGCGCGGGCGGAGACCGTGGAGCCCGAGCACCTGCTGCTCGCGCTGCTGGACCGGGAGGGCAGCCGCGCCTCCTTCGCGCTGGCGGCGCTCGGCGTCGGCGAGCACCGGGACGCGGTCCGCCAGGCACTGCGGGAGGCCCGGCGCCGTGCCGGTCTGTCGCAGTCCGAGACGGAGGCCCTCGCCGGGCTGGGGATCGATGTCATGGAGATCGTCGCCCGGGTGGAGGAGGCGCATGGCGTCGGGGCGATGTCCGCCGACGAACGGACGGGCAGGCGCCGGTGGTCCGGCCACCGGAGCTTCGGCCGGGGCGCCAAGGAGGTCCTGGAGAAGGCGCTGCGGGTCGCCGTAGCCCGGCACGACCGGCACATCGGGGACGAGCATCTGCTCCTCGCCCTGGCTCTGCGCCCCGGTGTACCCGCCGAGGTGCTCGCCGATCACGGAGTGACCCACGCGTCGCTGACCAGGGTGCTGGGTGGCGGGGCCGGAGAGGCCTGCGCCTGACCGGTGCTCCTTCCGCTGCGCTCCACCGGCGCGTGGCGCTCCACCGGCGCGCGGCGCCCCTGCGGGAGCAGCGGGGCGCCGCGCACTGTTGTCGTACTGGCTCAGCCCTTCGGTGTCCGCAGGACGGCCCCGATGTGGGCCGCGGCCTCCGACAGCCGGCGGCGGGTGTCGCGCAACTGGTCGGACGTCACTCCGTGGTCCCGGGCGGCGTCGCGGATGTCGTCCCGGAAGCGGTCGAGCAGCCGGTCCAGGTCGCGGGCCGGGTCACCGGTGGATTCCGCGGCGTCCTCGTGAGCCCAGCTCGGCGCGTATCCGGCCGGGAAGTCCTCGGGAGTGACGGAGTACTCGGGGTCCGGCGAACGGTCCGCGCGCGCCGTGGAGCTCCCGGTGTCGGTGCGCCCGAAGCCCCAGTCCTTGCCGAACTCCTTCCCGAAGTCCTTTCCGAAGTCGCCGACCTCCTTGGCCAGTTCGCTCAGGCCCTCACGCAGTCCCGTCGGCCAGTCGCCCCGCGAGAAGTGGTCCTGCACCTGCTCCTGCACGCGCTGGGCGATGCGCTGGACCTCCTCCTGCGCCTGGGCCCGGGCCCGCTCCTGGGCCTCCTTGGCCTGGCGCCGGGCCCGCTGGGCCTCGTCGCGGGCGCGGCGGCTCTCGTCCTTGGCCCGGCGGGCCTGCTCCTTCCACTCCTGCTTGACCCGCCGCATCTCCTCCTTGGCGGCCCGCCAGGCCTCCTTCTCGTCGGCTTCCCCGGCACCGGCGGCGAAGCCGCCCCCCTCGTCGTGCGCCCCGGGGGTGCCCCGGCGGGCCGCGGTGGCCGCGGCCCGCATCTCCCGCCGCAGATCGCCGGCCGCGCCCCGTACGTCGGCCCGGATCTCGGCGGCCAGCTCGGCGACCGACTCGCGGATCTCCAGCTCCAGGTCGGCCAGCTCACCGCTGCGGTCGGCCAGCTCGGCGCGACCGGCGTCCGTGATGGCGTACACCTTGCGGCCGCCCTCGGTGGTGTGGGTGACCAGGCCCTCCGCCTCCAGCTTGGCCAGGCGCGGGTACACCGTGCCCGCGGACGGGGCGTACAGGCCCTGGAAGCGCTCCTCGAGGAGCCGGATCACCTCGTAACCGTGGCGCGGGGCCTCGTCCAGGAGCTTGAGGAGGTAGAGGCGGAGGCGGCCGTGGGCGAAGACGGGGGGCATGTCAGAGCACCTTCTTGTCGGTCGTGCCGTCGGAAGGGGCGTCGGTGGCGCCCTGGTCCCGGACGGAAGCGGAATTGTCCCCCGAGTCGCCGCGCGCGGTACCCGTCGGGCCGGAATCCTCCGGCTCCCGCTCCCACGGCGTGTCCTCCGTCGCCGGACGGCGGAGCAGGGCGATCGAGCCGGAGACCGTGGTGGCCTTCAGCCGGCCGTTGCCCGCGCCGAGC from Streptomyces sp. CB09001 includes the following:
- a CDS encoding NADP-dependent malic enzyme encodes the protein MAAEIVNPRSDSEAGAEQGAGAEPLDSFDPAFALHRGGKMAVQATVPIRDKEDLSLAYTPGVAKVCSAIAEQPDLVHDYTWKSSVVAVVTDGTAVLGLGDIGPEASLPVMEGKAILFKQFGGVDAVPIALDCTDADEIVETVVRLAPSFGGVNLEDISAPRCFEIERKLQERLDIPVFHDDQHGTAVVTLAALRNAARLSGRTLGELRAVISGAGAAGVAIAKMLVEAGIGDVAVADRKGVVSADREDLTPVKQELASFTNKAGLSGPLEAALAGADVFIGVSGGTVPEPAVASMAEGAFVFAMANPNPEVHPEVAHKYAAVVATGRSDFPNQINNVLAFPGIFAGALQVRASRITEGMKLAAAEALASVVGDDLAADYVIPSPFDERVAPAVTAAVAAAARAEGVARR
- a CDS encoding zinc-binding dehydrogenase — encoded protein: MFAVYAARIDRDQPLAGLESGELPAPEARPGWSVVDVRAASLNHHDLWSLRGVGLPEDRLPMILGCDAAGIDADGNEVVLHSVIGQTGHGVGPKEPRSILTERYPGTFAEQVAVPTWNILPKPKELSFEEAACLPTAWLTAYRMLFTNAGVRPGDSVLVQGAGGGVATAAIVLGKAAGLRVFATSRDEAKRKRALELGAVEAVETGARLPQRVDAVIETVGAATWSHSIKSLRPGGTLVISGATSGDRPSHAELTRIFFLELKVVGSTMGSKDELEDLLSFCAATGVRPVIDEVLPMDQARTGFERMASGGQFGKIVLRNS
- a CDS encoding helix-turn-helix domain-containing protein, whose translation is MSEATDLATRAGDRDPRVGLRAVAALRKLVEQLEAVQVRSARQQGWSWQEVATELGVSRQAVHKKYGRH
- a CDS encoding Clp protease N-terminal domain-containing protein, which codes for MFERFTKDARAVVQGAVEHAERARAETVEPEHLLLALLDREGSRASFALAALGVGEHRDAVRQALREARRRAGLSQSETEALAGLGIDVMEIVARVEEAHGVGAMSADERTGRRRWSGHRSFGRGAKEVLEKALRVAVARHDRHIGDEHLLLALALRPGVPAEVLADHGVTHASLTRVLGGGAGEACA
- a CDS encoding PadR family transcriptional regulator; the encoded protein is MPPVFAHGRLRLYLLKLLDEAPRHGYEVIRLLEERFQGLYAPSAGTVYPRLAKLEAEGLVTHTTEGGRKVYAITDAGRAELADRSGELADLELEIRESVAELAAEIRADVRGAAGDLRREMRAAATAARRGTPGAHDEGGGFAAGAGEADEKEAWRAAKEEMRRVKQEWKEQARRAKDESRRARDEAQRARRQAKEAQERARAQAQEEVQRIAQRVQEQVQDHFSRGDWPTGLREGLSELAKEVGDFGKDFGKEFGKDWGFGRTDTGSSTARADRSPDPEYSVTPEDFPAGYAPSWAHEDAAESTGDPARDLDRLLDRFRDDIRDAARDHGVTSDQLRDTRRRLSEAAAHIGAVLRTPKG